The Paraburkholderia sp. FT54 sequence TGCGCCATCTGGCAAGGATGGTGAGCAATGTCGCCGGTGATCACCGCGCTGCCCTTCCGATTCGATCACCACGCTGACATGGCCGGGCGTGTGGCCAGGGGTTGGCCTCAGGCAGATCTCAGGCGAGACGCGGTGGTCCATCTCCACCAGTTCGGCCAGGCCGGCGTCGAAGATCGGCCGTACGCTGTCTCCCATGATCGCCCGCTGCTCCTCGTCGCCCTCGTTGCTCCAATACTCGAATTCGCGCTTGCCAATCAGGTAGCGTGCCTTGGGGAAGGTCGGGACCCACTTGCCATGCATCAACATGGTGTTCCAGCCCACGTGGTCTACATGCAGGTGAGTGCAGACCACGGCGTCGACACTGTCGCGGCTCCATCCCGCATCCGCCAGGTGTTGCAGGAACGGCGTCGCGAGCGGGTTTCCGCCCACCAGATTGCGCGGCTTGTCGTTGCCGATGCACGTGTCGACTACCAGCCTCAGCCCCGGCGCCTCAACGAGTAGCGCATGGGCGGATACGTTGAGCGAACCATCCTCGTTGACGAAGTGCGGATAAAGCCAGGGGCTGGCCTTCAGCGCCTCCGGCGTCGCGTCTCGCAGGAAGAAACCCTCCGGGTCGTGCGGGAAGGAAAACAGCATCTCGACCACGCATGTGATCTTCACCGAGCCCACCTGCCAATTCAACATAACGACCTCCTCGTGGTTGCATCGCGTCGAGGAAATCTCGTCCGCTCATCGCCTGACCTGCTTCGGCCAAGGCACAGGGATCGCACCAATGGAACAGGCGCGCGTGGGGCTGTGAATATCCGCCGGTCAGGTCGGTCACATCGTCAAAACGACTTTGCCGAACGGCCGATCCTCTATCAGGTGACGCAGGGCTTCGCGTGCTTCGGCAAGGGGGTAGATGCTCTCGACGATCGGCTTGACTGATCCGCTTACGATCAACGGGATGATGTGCTGCCACGCAGTGGCGATCGCGACCGGCGACTGGGCGAACAGGGAAAAACCAGCCATCCGCGCACGCTTCCAGATCAGGTCCGTGACATCGATGGTGGTTCTGCGGCCGGCGGAGTAGCCCAACGTGATCAGGACACCGTCGCGACCCAGGCTGCTCAACGCCTCACTCGTCACAGCGCTGCCGATGCTCTCGATGACGATATCGACGCCCTTGCCGGCCGTTATCCGGCGAACGCCATCGGCGAGACCTTCCGCGCTGAGGTCAATCACGTCCTCGAAGCCAAGTTCGCGCGCCCTCGCGGCTTTCGCGGCGCTGCCAGCTGTAGAGATCACCTTGCCGGCGCCTTGCGCCCGCGCGAGCTGATACGTCGCGTTGCCGACCGACCCGCCGATTCCCGGTGCCAGCACGGTCATGCCCGGCTTGAAGCCGGCGTCGGTGAGGCTGATCTGTGCTGTCAGATAGGCAACCGGAATGCTGGCCGCGACGATGTCCCCGATCGCGTCGGGCGACGCCAGATGTTCCGGCTTCACCAGCAGCCATTCCTGCCAGGTTCCATTCTCACCGACGCCGTAAGGTCCGGTGAACATCACGCGGCTTCCCACCGCGAGCCCGGAATCGCCGGCGTCCTCGATGACACCGACGCCCTCATTGCCGAGCACCAGCGGCGCCGTGGCTCGAGGATGCCCACCCGACAGGACCGTATGTTCGAGCGGCGTGACGCCGGCGGCCGTCACGCGAACCAGTACCCGGTCCTTCGCCGTTTGCGGCTTGAGTAATTCGATCTGCCGCAACCCGTCATAACCCGAAAAGGCTTCCGCTTCGATCACACGCATTGGTATATCCTTTAAAGTAACAGACCTGTACTTAACTTTCATACTAGGTACTGATCTGTTACTTTGTCAACCAGAAAATTCGATTCAAAGGAGTTTGCGGATATGAAGGCAGGAGCCCGACCCCGGCGGGGAGCCCCGCCAAAGGGCGAAATGAGTGCGCGCGAGCGCATCCTCGCGACGGCTAGCGACCTGTTCTACCGCGAGGGCATTCGTGCCATCGGCGTCGACACGGTCGTTGAGCGATCCGGGGTGTCGAAGACGAGCCTCTATCGCGTATTCGACTCCAAGGACGCTTTGATCTCTGCTTTCGCCGCCGAGAAGGATCGGTTGTTCTGGGCCTGGTGGGATGACGTTGAAAAGAAGCACGCCGCGGACCCGCGCGCTTTGCTGGACGCGTTGCTATCTGGAATCGCGAAGCGGGTTGCGCACCCCGCTTTTCGTGGCTGCCCCTTTCTTAACCTGGTGGCGGAGTTTCCCGACGACACCCATCCTGGCCGGGTTATCGCCCGAGACAACAAGGACGAAATGCGCGCGAGGCTCGCCACGATCGTTGCCAGGCTGGGCGCTAGTGATCCCAACCGTACCGCGTCGCAGATTGCGCTGCTGATCAACGGCGCATATGTCACTGGACTGATAGCGGACTCGGGTGATCTGAGAGGCGACCTCATTGATGCCGCCACGAAATTGTTGGCCTAATCGAACGCGATCACGAACGCGATCAATTGCCGGAATCGGTTCTTGCCTCGAGTGCGTGGACGACGGCTGCGATGTCGGACTGTCCGTGCCCCAGCGCCAGCGTCTCACCGAATAGCGCATAGCAGACATCCAATAGCGGCGACGCGACCCCGGCTTCCCTCGCCGCTTCCGCAATCAATCGGTTGACTTCCAGCACATTGGTGATCGCCCCCTGGACATCGAAGTCACGCGTCACCAGTTTGAGAATTTTCGCGCGTGAGATGTCGCTCGCCATCTGACCGGCGTCCACGATGACGCGGAACTGCTGCATGTCCAGACTATGCCGCTCGGCAAAATGGGCCGCTTCCGCAAGGCCGGTGACGGTGGTCATCAGAAACAGGTTCACCGCGAGCTTCATGAGAAGCCCACTCGGAACCGGGCCGCACACAATCGCCTGATGGCACATTGGCTCGAGCAGACGGCGGATGCTTTCTACGGCCGCGTCTTCGCCCGCCAGCATCGCCACGAGCTGGCCCGCCTCGGCGGGCTTGCGCGAGCCCGAAACGGGCGCTTCCACGTAGCTGCCGCCGGCGTTGCGAATGTCGGCTTCGAGTCCGCGAGAGTAGTCGGGCGAAGTCGTGCCCATGTGGACGATCGTGTGGTGCGCAACGTTCGCGCTGAACTGCGATGTGCCACGGCCGAGAACGGCGTCGACTGCGTCGCCATCGACCAGCATCATGAATACCACGCGGGTCCGTTTAAATATCTCGGCAGGATTTGTCGCGACGGTTGCGCCCGCCGCTCGCAAGGGGTCACTCCTGTCAGCGGAACGGTTCCACACAATGAGTTGTGTACCCGCACGGGCCAGATTGAGCGCCATGGGCTGTCCCATGACACCTAAGCCGATGAAGCCGATGTCCATTGTCACCTCCATCCCAACGCGGTTGGCGCTTGAGGCCACACGGTCGGATACGTTGCCGCCAATACAAGGAACTGGTTTCGAATGCGGAGCGTGCGGATAGGAAGGCAGTACATGATCGACTTTTCCTGCGTGACCTCCGCAATTTCCATCATGAGCATTCTTCTCCCGCAGTCCCGCTTTGCGGTGTCAACACGAAGGTTATTGACGGCGCGGCACGACCATGTTCACGACGTGCACCAGCACGGCCTCGTCGTTCTGGTTCAGCGTAGTCGTTCGGAGCTTGATCACACCCTGCTCCGGACGGGACTTTGACGGCCGCACCTCAATCACCTCGCACTCGACGCGCAACACATCACCGGGACGCACTGGCCGAGGCCAGCGGCACTCGTCGAGCCCAGCGCCGACGAAGCCGCCAGCCGGCTTGAGTTCGGTCTCAATCATCAACCGCATCGTCACGGCGGCGGTGTGCCAGCCGCTGGCAGCCAGTCCACCGAAAATCGAGCGACGCGCCGCCGACTCATCGAGGTGAAAGGGCTGTGGATCGAACTCGGCAGCGAACGCAAGGACCCGCTCCTTGTCGATGCGCAGCCGCCCTGAGCCGAACATCTGCCCGACTGAGAAATCTTCCAGATAGCGCTCGTTCAACTGATTCATGATTCGGTCCCAGCCTTATGCAATGGTTTCGCGCACGAGCCCAATGTCTTCCCCGCACCGCTTTCGACATTGATGATGTCTTGGGACAGCCTGAGAAAGTCTCTGTCTCGATCGCCCGCATGGTTGCTCATCGCAAAGTAACTAACCTGTAACTAATTTTTATAGTACGGACAGGTCTGTTACTTTGTCAAGCGAGAAATCGGGAACAGAAGCGGTTCACTGACCGGTTGACGCTGGACTTCGAAACCATCGCCAAGTCAGGCGGTCAACAATCGGGACCACAATTTCACCAGCGCAAAGTTGAAGCGGCGCATAGAAGATATCGAGTCAGGCATCAATCGCTATCTCGTGCGGCGCTCGCGACCGCCGATTCGATCTGCGCATCGGACACCGGTGCAGGCGGGTCTTGCAATATGTTATTTCGATGTCCCGAGCGATCTGAATCGCTCAGATCCGTATCGCGGGACTGGTTTAGCTTGATAGTAAAGCGGCGACTGCTCCGGCCGAAGTCCCACAAGCTATCACAGCAATCCCCGCCCCGATAACGACCTTCAGATTTCCAACAACCGGCCGTTATTCCAAATGACGTTGAGTCAACGCGTACTCCGCGAGTTCTCAACAAAAGACACTAGACCAAAATGAATCGTCGTCTCGGCGCTGGCAGCGATGCTTCGGATCGCGCAGGATGAGTTCGAGCGCATGCATTCTTTCGTGGGACGTCGTCGAACGTTTGGCCTCGCGACCAGAATAATCAACCAGGAGTAAGCCAATCATGCTGTTGGGTCGAATCGCCATCTATAGCGTCGCTGTGTCCATACTCGCCGGATGCGCGGTGGGCAGAGGAACTGTCGACGTCGCCGCGCCTCAAGGCGCAAACCCTGCGACGGGGAAGTACGTGCGCATTGATTCCGTCCAGGACAAACGCACTTTTACCGTCGCGCCCCCTAGCGCCGACATGGCGTCACTGGATCCTGATGAAGATTCCAGCGATGCGTCGAAAACTCGCGCGATCGGTCGGAAGAGAAACGGTTACGGCAAGGCACTCGGCGATGTGGTGCTTCCTGAAGGCAAGACGGTCTCCGGCCTCGTTGAAAGCGCGCTGGCTACTGGCTTTCAGCAGGCGGGTTACATCATTGTGAAGCAAGGCGATCCCAACTTTGCCACCGCCGCTCCGGTGACTGCACAAGTAATCGATTTTTGGGCCTGGTTCCAGCCCGGCTTCTGGTCCGTTACAACCAACCATAAATCAGAACTGCATGTGTCCGGCGATGTCGGCGCTCTTCATGGTGCTCAGACCATCAAGACTCGCGTTAGCGAATCCAAGCAGGTCGTGGCTTCCGGCGACTGGCGGGAGATTGTGGAAAAAGGCCTGTCAGCGATTACCCTGCAGACAAAGGATCTGGTAAGCGGCAAGTAACTCCCTCCAGTAGCGAATTACGCGGCTCGTCGTGAAGATACATAGGGCGGCGATTTTTACTTCGATACTTCCGGGGAAATTACGCTCGACATTGACGCATGAATTCCAACTGGAATTCACGCCCCAGCGTCTCTCATTCACGTAACAGCAATGCGGCCAGGCCACCTGATAGCCCTGCATTGGGCTTTGCCGGCAACTTCGCGAAACTGCCAGCCTGCGCGCGCGCCGTGGCGAGCCGGGTCAACGCTTGCGCCTGGCATACTCCGCTCGATACGCCATCGATCACCGGCACCGGCAGCTGGTCCGCCACGCTGCGCGCCAATCCCGCTAGCGGCGCGCCGGCGAGAATCAGCACGTCGGCGCCATCTTCCTCCACCGCGCGATGACTCAGTTCGACCAGGTGCGCGCCATGATCTTCCTGAACCGTACCGGGATCGCGAAGCGGCCGGTCGAGATGACGGATGCCCGCCAGCCGGCCGAGCATGCCGTAACGGTCCACGCATTCGCGATACCAGGCCGTGATGCGTCGCGAAATCGCAATGATGCCGATCCGCTGACCGAGTTGGGCGGCGGTCATCAACGCCGCTTCGGTCATGCCGACAACCGGCACGTCGAGCACTTCACGCAACTCGAGCAGGCCGGGATCGCCGAACGCCGCCACCAGCAGCGCGTCGTATTCGCCCTTGCGCTCGCCGGCAATGTTCGCCACCGCGTGCGCGCCCAGCAGCGCCTCGAAACGGGTTTCAATGTAGGCGACGCCGCTCGCCGCCGTCGCCATTTCGATCTGTGTATCGGCTAAAGCGACACGACGCGCTTCAGCTTCAATCAGATCGGTGACGCTCGACGAGATGTTCGGGTTGACGATCAGTAGTTTCATTCACGGTTCCGATCAGGTGCGATGGCGCAATTGCCATGTTTAAAAGCGAGGCCGATACGCGTTCATCCGAAGATGGCGTTCAGATCGACCTCAGTGTCTTCAGGCAACGACAGATCAAGCGTCGCCTCGATGTGATCGAGGTGTCCGACCGCCGCCGCGATCGCCGCCTCCAGTTCGCCCTTCTCCATCAGCCCGACGATTTCCGTGTGCTCATGGTTCGGGCAGGCCGGCACGTTCGGCGAATCGAACAGCAAGATGATGAGGCAGGTCAGCGACGCGAGTTCGCGCATCAGTTTGGTGAGCGGCGGGCTTGCCACCATCTCGGCGATCAGCAGATGAAATTCACCTGAGAGGCGAATCACCGCGTGCTTGTCACCCTTCTCGCGCGCGGCGCGCTCCTTGGCGACGTGCGCATGGAGTCGCCGGAAATCTTCGGCGCTGCCGCGTTCGACCAGGCTGCGGACCAGCGCCGGCTCCAGAATGCGCCGCGCCTGGAAGATATGGCGCGCGTCCTGCACCGACGGGCTAGCGATGAACGCCCCGCGATTCGGGATAGTGGTAACGATGCCTTCGTGCGTGAGCCGCGCCAGCACCTTGCGGATTCGCGTGCGGTTCACCTTGAACACGGCGGCGAGCTTTTCCTCGACGAGTTTGGTGCCCGGAATGAGCCGGTGCTCCATCACGGCGGTCAGGATGCGCTCGTAGATCGTATCGGAGTTGTCTTCCGCATCCAGGATCTGGGCGGCCGGCCGCGCCTTACGCGGGCGGCGGGATTCTTTGTCGGTTAACACGCTGGGTTTCCTCGGCTGACCAACGGGGCTTTTGTGTCAAAGCAATTATAGATTGTGACAAAAATAATTGGAATTGCGCGAATTTGCACCATTGGCGCACATCGGCACCGCTCGCATATTTAAAAGGCACCCGAACGGTGCCGTGTGTGCGGGCGTAGCAGAACAGTGCCGCAAGCCGGCCGGCGGACGATACCGATTGCGCCCATTGTCTCGCAGTACCCACAGCGCCGACACACGCGGACTTGAGCTATGCACAAGGATACCGCTCAAAGTCGCGGGAGACGTCCTGACAATCTACTGGCACGTCTGTTGCTTTGTTTGTCACAAACGCAGTTCATTTTGTGACAATAACGGAGCTTCTCTGATGCGATTTATCCGCCCGTCTCTCGCCGCCCTGAAGCGCGCCGCCCGCGTGCTGCTCGCGCCCCTCGTGGTTGCCGCCGCGCTCACGCCGACGCTCGGCCACGCCAAGGATGCCGATCCGATCAACCTCGGCTACGCCAAGTGCGCGCACTGCACGCCATTGTCGCTGACGCCGCAGTACGCCACCGGCGTCAAACTCACGACGACCTCGTTCAACACGGCCAACGACGTGCTGACCGCGTTGCTCTCGAAGAGCATTGACGTCGCGCAGGTCACCTATCTGCACTATGTCACGGCGCTCGACAAGGGCTTCAAGATGGTCGCCATCTCCGGCCAGATCAACGGCGGTTCGCAGGTGTTGATCGCCAACAACTTGCCGGTGCAGCCGGGCGACTGGGACGGCCTGAAGAAACTGATCATGCAATACAAGAAGGACGGCAAGCCGTTCCGCGTGGCGGCCTCGCGCGGCAACGCGCAGGACATTCACATGCGCGGCGCGTTCCTCATGCACGGCATCGACATCAACAAGGATGTGCAGTTCGTCAACATTCCGAATCCGTCGGACCACGTCCAGGCATTGCGCCGCGGCGAAGTCGAGCTGATCACTTCGGTCGAGCCGTTTGCCACGCAGATCCGCGAGGTCAAGGCGGCCAAGTTCTTCGCGTTTCCGTATGACCAGGCGGCCGGCAAGCTGACCAACCTGATCGTCACGCGTCCGGATGTCATCGAGAGCAATCCGCAAGGCGTGCTGGAAACCGTGCGCTCGATCGTCAAGGTGGACGACATGATGGCCGCCAACAAGCCGCTCTTCGTCGATACGATCCAGAAAGTGACGGGCCTCGACAAGAACATCGCCACCGGCGCGGTCGACAATCTCTATCCGGACTACAAGATGTATCGCGCCTCCGCTGTATCGATCGCAAAAATGATGCACGACCTGAAGTACGTGAACTCGGATGTCAGCGATGCCGTGCAGAAGAACCTCGACTACAGCTTCCTCGAGAAGGTGACCGGCAAACCCAAGACCGAACTCGGTTACTGATCCGGACCGCGCCATGTCAACCCTGTTTTCCTCGCGTTTCTACAAGCGGATCGAGCGCGGCATCGTGCCGGTGCTGCTGCTGGCCGGCTGGGAGGCGTTCTCCCGCTCCGGCATCTTGCCGGCCGCGCTGCTGCCGGCGCCGTCGCAGGTCGTGCTCGCCTGGGCCGACTGGATTTTCAGCACCGACGGCAACACACAGACCTACTCCGGCCACTGGCTCTTCGATATCGCGGCCAGTTCCGCGCGCGTGTTCGCGGGCTTTGGGATCGCCACGGTGCTGGGTGTCGCCATTGGCATGGCAATCGGCTGGTCCCGCTCGATCGAATCGCTGATCGAGCCGACACTGCAGACGTTGCGCCCCGTACCGCCCGTCTCGTGGATTCCGCTCGCGATCATCTGGTTCGGCATCGCCAACAAGCCGGCGATCTTTCTCGTCTTCATGGGGTCGTTCTTCCCGGTGCTGCTCAGCACGATTCACGGCGTGAAGACTT is a genomic window containing:
- a CDS encoding NAD(P)-dependent oxidoreductase, whose product is MEVTMDIGFIGLGVMGQPMALNLARAGTQLIVWNRSADRSDPLRAAGATVATNPAEIFKRTRVVFMMLVDGDAVDAVLGRGTSQFSANVAHHTIVHMGTTSPDYSRGLEADIRNAGGSYVEAPVSGSRKPAEAGQLVAMLAGEDAAVESIRRLLEPMCHQAIVCGPVPSGLLMKLAVNLFLMTTVTGLAEAAHFAERHSLDMQQFRVIVDAGQMASDISRAKILKLVTRDFDVQGAITNVLEVNRLIAEAAREAGVASPLLDVCYALFGETLALGHGQSDIAAVVHALEARTDSGN
- a CDS encoding MaoC family dehydratase, encoding MNQLNERYLEDFSVGQMFGSGRLRIDKERVLAFAAEFDPQPFHLDESAARRSIFGGLAASGWHTAAVTMRLMIETELKPAGGFVGAGLDECRWPRPVRPGDVLRVECEVIEVRPSKSRPEQGVIKLRTTTLNQNDEAVLVHVVNMVVPRRQ
- a CDS encoding GntR family transcriptional regulator — translated: MLTDKESRRPRKARPAAQILDAEDNSDTIYERILTAVMEHRLIPGTKLVEEKLAAVFKVNRTRIRKVLARLTHEGIVTTIPNRGAFIASPSVQDARHIFQARRILEPALVRSLVERGSAEDFRRLHAHVAKERAAREKGDKHAVIRLSGEFHLLIAEMVASPPLTKLMRELASLTCLIILLFDSPNVPACPNHEHTEIVGLMEKGELEAAIAAAVGHLDHIEATLDLSLPEDTEVDLNAIFG
- a CDS encoding ABC transporter permease — its product is MSTLFSSRFYKRIERGIVPVLLLAGWEAFSRSGILPAALLPAPSQVVLAWADWIFSTDGNTQTYSGHWLFDIAASSARVFAGFGIATVLGVAIGMAIGWSRSIESLIEPTLQTLRPVPPVSWIPLAIIWFGIANKPAIFLVFMGSFFPVLLSTIHGVKTCDRNLLRAGAMTGGTSSMLLRHIVFPAALPSIFSGLRIAIGSAWMLTVTAEMVAVKSGVGYVLWDSYYFLRYDIVIASMVSIGLLGFLSDYMIKRIAGRILRWQRGSTLQAREG
- a CDS encoding ABC transporter substrate-binding protein, whose protein sequence is MRFIRPSLAALKRAARVLLAPLVVAAALTPTLGHAKDADPINLGYAKCAHCTPLSLTPQYATGVKLTTTSFNTANDVLTALLSKSIDVAQVTYLHYVTALDKGFKMVAISGQINGGSQVLIANNLPVQPGDWDGLKKLIMQYKKDGKPFRVAASRGNAQDIHMRGAFLMHGIDINKDVQFVNIPNPSDHVQALRRGEVELITSVEPFATQIREVKAAKFFAFPYDQAAGKLTNLIVTRPDVIESNPQGVLETVRSIVKVDDMMAANKPLFVDTIQKVTGLDKNIATGAVDNLYPDYKMYRASAVSIAKMMHDLKYVNSDVSDAVQKNLDYSFLEKVTGKPKTELGY
- a CDS encoding zinc-binding alcohol dehydrogenase family protein is translated as MIEAEAFSGYDGLRQIELLKPQTAKDRVLVRVTAAGVTPLEHTVLSGGHPRATAPLVLGNEGVGVIEDAGDSGLAVGSRVMFTGPYGVGENGTWQEWLLVKPEHLASPDAIGDIVAASIPVAYLTAQISLTDAGFKPGMTVLAPGIGGSVGNATYQLARAQGAGKVISTAGSAAKAARARELGFEDVIDLSAEGLADGVRRITAGKGVDIVIESIGSAVTSEALSSLGRDGVLITLGYSAGRRTTIDVTDLIWKRARMAGFSLFAQSPVAIATAWQHIIPLIVSGSVKPIVESIYPLAEAREALRHLIEDRPFGKVVLTM
- a CDS encoding TetR/AcrR family transcriptional regulator, coding for MKAGARPRRGAPPKGEMSARERILATASDLFYREGIRAIGVDTVVERSGVSKTSLYRVFDSKDALISAFAAEKDRLFWAWWDDVEKKHAADPRALLDALLSGIAKRVAHPAFRGCPFLNLVAEFPDDTHPGRVIARDNKDEMRARLATIVARLGASDPNRTASQIALLINGAYVTGLIADSGDLRGDLIDAATKLLA
- a CDS encoding aspartate/glutamate racemase family protein; translated protein: MKLLIVNPNISSSVTDLIEAEARRVALADTQIEMATAASGVAYIETRFEALLGAHAVANIAGERKGEYDALLVAAFGDPGLLELREVLDVPVVGMTEAALMTAAQLGQRIGIIAISRRITAWYRECVDRYGMLGRLAGIRHLDRPLRDPGTVQEDHGAHLVELSHRAVEEDGADVLILAGAPLAGLARSVADQLPVPVIDGVSSGVCQAQALTRLATARAQAGSFAKLPAKPNAGLSGGLAALLLRE
- a CDS encoding MBL fold metallo-hydrolase, encoding MLNWQVGSVKITCVVEMLFSFPHDPEGFFLRDATPEALKASPWLYPHFVNEDGSLNVSAHALLVEAPGLRLVVDTCIGNDKPRNLVGGNPLATPFLQHLADAGWSRDSVDAVVCTHLHVDHVGWNTMLMHGKWVPTFPKARYLIGKREFEYWSNEGDEEQRAIMGDSVRPIFDAGLAELVEMDHRVSPEICLRPTPGHTPGHVSVVIESEGQRGDHRRHCSPSLPDGAPRLGHEPRQRRPGRGDHPREDVRRMGRPADPGHRHSLCRADSWTCEARRGGVPVRGLAAGRPRR
- a CDS encoding flagellar biosynthesis protein, encoding MLLGRIAIYSVAVSILAGCAVGRGTVDVAAPQGANPATGKYVRIDSVQDKRTFTVAPPSADMASLDPDEDSSDASKTRAIGRKRNGYGKALGDVVLPEGKTVSGLVESALATGFQQAGYIIVKQGDPNFATAAPVTAQVIDFWAWFQPGFWSVTTNHKSELHVSGDVGALHGAQTIKTRVSESKQVVASGDWREIVEKGLSAITLQTKDLVSGK